In Mytilus edulis chromosome 7, xbMytEdul2.2, whole genome shotgun sequence, a single genomic region encodes these proteins:
- the LOC139482793 gene encoding uncharacterized protein gives MKVLIPCLFVIIGIIYVNCQIPGGWNKIDADTIPDIVIKAAKDKLDSENILFNTTTVVKAEEQVISGWNFKFTVRLDNQKECQFFIFYKWDWTTTIREFHCSN, from the exons ATGAAGGTTTTAATTCCCTGTTTATTTGTGATTATTGGAATAATATACGTAAATTGTCAGATTCCAGGTGGTTGGAATAAAATAGACGCTGATACGATCCCAGATATAGTAATTAAGGCTGCCAAGGACAAACTCGACTCAGAAAACATTTTATTCAACACCACCACCGTTGTGAAAGCAGAGGAACAG GTTATAAGTGGATGGAACTTTAAATTTACAGTCCGACTAGACAAT caaaaagaGTGccagtttttcatattttacaaatgGGATTGGACAACGACTATACGAGAATTCCATTGCAGTAACTGA